DNA sequence from the Alkaliphilus metalliredigens QYMF genome:
TTCCAAACATCCTCAACAAAGAGCTTATATACCAACGGGGAAGAGTACCAGAAATCCCCTATGGGATTCTTGGGATGATGATCGTCAACATGATTGACTGTCATCATCCCCTGAGCGGTATGAAGGATTACTACGAAGAAAAAGACATGGAAGGCATCTTTCATTACCCCATCGACATTAATCAGCTCAACGATGACCGGTTAGGCCGGTTCTTAGATGCCTTTTTCAAAGCAGGACCACAACAGGTCTACAGCCAAGTGGCCATGGCGCCTTGAAACACTACGGCATCAAAGTCAAAACCCTGAACTTCGACACCACCTCCAAAGTAATGTGGGGTCTGTACGAAACCACCGAAGGCACAGAAGGGAGCATCAGCATCGACTTCGGCCACAGCAAAAACAAGCGTTCTGACAAGAAACAAATCAAGTTTGGCATTGGCTGCGCCAAAGGTTTGCCCGTAGACGCCCAGGTTTTGTCTGGCAACAAAGATGATAAAACCTATAACAACGATGTGCTGGAACGAGTCGATGACATACTGGACCTGTATGAAGTGGACAGAAGCGAGTTCTACTACATCGCGGACAGCGCCCTGTTTTCAAAAGACAATTTCAAGGCGGCAAAAGAACACGAAATTCACCTCATCACCCGGATGGCAGACAACGTCACCTTGTGTAAAGTGCTCATGACACAGGCCCTGGAATCTTTTGATACCCTAGAAGAGATTACCCACACTACCGCCAAAGGACAACAACGGCACTACCTGTTTATGGAAAAGGAAGACGACTACCATGGTTATCCCCTAAAACTGGTATGCTATCATTCCGACAGTCTCCAGGAACAAAAGCGTAAAACTATGGAAAAAGCGGCGGACAAAGAACAGCAACTCCTGAAAAAACTCTCCAGCAAACTGACCAAAGGCACATTTGCCTGCCTAAAAGATGCCCAGCGTGAGCAGGATAAACTGTTGGAGCAGGACTTGAAGAAAATAGTCTATCACCAGATCGACTTTACCATCACCACCCAGGAAAAGAGAAAGCCAGGCAGACCATCTAGGAAACCTGATCAAAAACCGGTAAGTATAGAGTACAAACTTAACTTCACATTTACCCCCGTCCAGAAACCCTAGAAGAGAACCTGCGAAAAGCCTGCATGTTTGTTCTGTGCTCCACTGACCTGACCCTGACCCCAAAGCAACTCTTGCAGGAATACAAAACTCAGGACGAAACAGAAAAACGCTTCATGACCCTTAAGTCCACGGAGTTTGTGAATAGTCTCTTCCTCGATTCGCCTCATCGGATTGAAGCCTTTGGCTACCTGATGCTGTTGGCTGTTTTAGTACTCTCCACAGCAGAATACGTCATCCGCAGGGAATTGCAAGAAAGAGAAGACTACCTTCTTGGCAGCGAGAAGCGGAAAGTCAAAAGACCCACGATTAAGACTATCCTTTGGATTATCAGACCCATTCGTGTCAGGGTGCTCAAGCATCCGGATAAACCGTGGGAAAGAAGCATTGTCAAGGAACCTAATGAGACGATATTGAAGATTCTTGAATATCTGTTAATCCCTTTGGGGAGTTTCACCAAAGGAGTCTGCTGAGATGTAGTACATTCATCATATTCCTGTTAGAACATCGCCTAATGCACAGGTTTATTTAGTGTGCCATGAATTTTTGCTAAGAGGGTTGCTAAGAGGAGACGAATAAAAAAACAAGTGTTCTTATCATAGTGAATTTGTAACTTTTTAAACAACTCAGGGCTATTTTCAAAGTGCAAAATAAATTACGCGAAATCTGTAGTACATTCAGCGGAGTATGAGTTATATAAAATAATATAATATTATATCTTGACAGTAGGTGAAAATAAATATATTCTGTAATTAGAATATTACTTATAACGAAATATTCTTGGGAGGTAATAAAATTGAGTTCAGACAATCTATATGATTTGTTTTTTGAAAATATAAAGAAATTGTTTTATCCTGAGGAATGGTTGGAATTTGATATTAACTTTTCTAAATCTGAGCTTTTGACCATGCTATTAGTGGACCGACATGGGGAAATAATTATGAGCCAAATTGCCGAATATATTAACCTTCCTATGAGCACCACTTCTGGTATGGTGGAAAGATTGGTAAAGGGTGGGTATGTAAAGAGGGAAAGAAGCGAGCTAGATAGACGTATTGTTGTCATCAGATTAACAGATGAGGGAAATGCTTTAGTCAGTAAGTTAAAGGATAAGATCATTTACTACATTGATAAAATTAATGAATCTTTAACCGAAGAAGAAACCCAGCTACTCAGCAAAATTTTCAATAAAGTCATCCATCTGTTCAAGGAAAATCATAGGGAAAAAAGCACTTTGGATTCTGAAAAAGAAGAGAAGAAAATTAAAAAAATCCTGATAGAATAGTAGGAAGCAAGGCCCATGAGAAGAAAATGGGCTTTAATTTGAGAAAATACTTCGGCGTTAGAAATATTCATAAATGGAAGTAGAAGGAGGCGTTATCATGAGAATTATTTTATACACTGGAAAGGGTGGCGTGGGGAAAACAAGTATTGCTGCTGCAACTGCCTTGAAATGTGCAAAGAGGGGATATAAAACCTTGGTGGTAAGTACCGACGCATCTCACAGTTTAGGAGATTCTTTAGATGTCCAGCTATCTCCAGAGGCTGTGGAGATTGAAAAAAATCTTTGGGCTCAGGAAATCGATACAATGCATGAAACTGAACAGGGTTGGAAAAAGGTACAGGAATATTTGACTAGTTTAATGACATCAAAGACAGTTAAGGATATTACAACAGAGGAATTAACGATATTTCCTGGCATAGAGGACCTATTGAGTTTGTTGAAAATATTGAGTTATTATAAAGAGAAGAAGTATGATGTGATTGTGATTGATTGTGCCCCAACGGGAGAAACATTAGCCATGCTCAGCTTCCCAGATATGTTCAGATGGTGGATGGATAAGCTTTTTCCAATGAAAAGAAAGGCAATAAAGATGACAAAGCCCATTCTTGAGCCTATTTTAGGAATGCCAATGCCTTCCGATGGTGTCATGGGAGAAATACTAAACATATACAACCAATTGGATGAGATGCGGCAAGTTCTCTCTAACAGGGAGGTAACCAGTATTAGAATTGTTGTTAACCCTGAGAAAATGGTCGTGAAGGAAGCACAAAGAAGTTTTACTTACATGAACTTATATGACTTTAACGTAGATGCCATTGTGGTGAATCGGATGATACCGAATCGTGTTACTGACGATTACTTTAAAGCTTGGAAGGAAATTCATAAAAAATATAAGACCGTGATCATAGAGAGCTTTTCTCCAGTACCAATTTATTATGTACCCCTCTTGGAAAATGAGATTGTAGGAACAAAAATGCTATCAAGGATGGGGGAACTGTTATTTGAAGACGATGATCCCTCTAAAATCTTTTACAATACAAAAACTCAAGAGATTATTAAAGAGGAGCGAGGATATCATTTATCTATCTATATGCCTTTTGTACAAAAGGGAGAGGTATCCCTTAGTCAAAAAGGTGATGAGTTAATTGTCAAGGTTGGGACCTATAAACGAAATATGATATTACCTAGAACGTTGTTGAATTATTCTATACGGGGAGCAAAGTTTGAGAATCACACATTAAAAATAAAATTTGGTGGTGAGGATATTGATTAAAGTATCAGACTTAGGGTTTGCATACCAAAAGAGTCGGGCCAAGGCAATTAAGGGGATAGACTTTCATATAAAAAAGGGAGAAATTTTTGGTTTCCTAGGACCAAGTGGAGCGGGTAAAACCACCACCCAAAGAATTATTATCGGTCTTTTACAAGGCTATAGTGGTAGTGTAGAGGTAATGGGGAAAGAGAGACGGGAGTGGGGACAGGAATTTTTTGAAAGGATTGGTGTCGCCTTTGATTTTCCAAACCTTTATCTAAAGCTGACAGCAGCAGAAAACCTACAGTTAGTGGCAGCCTACTACCAAAATAAACCTCGAAATATTGAGGTATTACTAGACCGAGTGGGCTTACTTCCAGACAGAGATAAGAAGGTGGAGGCATTTTCCAAGGGAATGAAGATGCGTTTGAACTTTATTCGCGCTATTTTACATGATCCTGAATTGCTTTTTTTTGATGAACCCACCTCCGGATTGGACCCTTTAAACGCTAAGATTATCAAAGATATCATTTTAGAATTAAAGGCTCAAGGGAGGACAATTTTTTTAACAACCCACAATATGACTGTGGCGGAGCAACTTTGTGATCGGGTGGCCTTCATCGTAGAAGGGGAGATTCCAGTGATCGATAGTCCGAAGGAATTGATGGTTCAGCATGGAGCACATACTGTAAAAATTGAGTACCATAAAGGAAATACGACTAAAGCGGAAACGTTTCCCATGGAGGGGTTAAAGGAAAATCAACAGGTATTTGATATATTAAAGAGGAGAGATATCAAGACGATTCACAGTCAGGAGGCAACATTAGAGGATATTTTCATCAAGCTAACAGGGAGGAAGCTTATATGAGGATATTAAATGCGCTGAAGGCGGATATGAGGTTTCAATTTAAGCAGGGCTTCTATTTTGTTTATGTGATATTGACGTTAATGTATATGATTTTAATTAGCCAGTTTCCCCATGGCTTTACCAGCTATGCAGTACCCATCGTCATTTTTACTGATCCTTCTTTTATAGGCTTTTTTTTCATAGGTGGTATCGTTATGCTAGAAAAGGTTCAGGGGATTTTACAGTACTTAGTAGTCACACCCCTTAGACCAAGGGAGTATTTAATCTCTAAGGTGATCTCACTTACCCTTTTGGCAGAGGTAGCTGGATTCGCCATCGCATATGTGACATATAAAGCTCCCTTCAACTGGATTCTATTGTTTATAGGAATATTCTTAACAGCAGCCTTCTTTACATTGTATGGATTTGTTGTGGCTGCAAGCTGCAATACTATCAATGAATATTTTATCAAAATGATACCCTATATGCTGGGTTTGATGATTCCGACACTATATTATTTCACTTATCCAAATGTATGGATTCTGAGACTGCTTCCAAGTGTAGCTGGTTTTAATCTAGTAAATGGGGCCTTTAATGGAATCAGATTTCTAGAAATGGCGGCATATATAGGATATTTGGTGTTGATTAACATTGTAACCTTAATAAGGGTAGAGAAATATTTCATTAAGAAAGTACTAAGGGGGGAGTAAGGGATGTTAAATACAGTTTCGATAAAAGCTGATATGAAGATGATTGTGAGAGACCCGATTTTAATTCTGTTTTTTATATTGCCAATCCTCATATCCATTGTGATCAGAGTAATGGTACATTTCTTGACCCCAATCATTTATGATTCTTTTAGTTTGGACTTAACTCAATACTATGGATATATACTATCCGTCGTCATTTTAATGACACCCTTAATGCTAGGAACTGTTGCAGGCTTTTTATTGATAGATGAACGGGACTCAAGGATACAGGAATTAATCAAGATAACGCCAATTGGTTATACTGGTTATCTCATAAATAGATTAATGCTCCCATTTATAGGGAGCATGGTATATACAATTGTCACTTATTTCATTTTGAATATATACCATATAGAGGGTTTGGTACTATCCTTAATTTCGGTGCTAACCGGTGTACAGGGAATATTCCTGGGATATTCTCTATACAGTTTGGCTGCAGATAAGGTACAAGGGCTAACCTATTCTAAGGGATTTGGTATCTTTACCATACTAGCCCTGTCAGACTTGCTCAATGTTAGATGGGTGAGTATGCTGGCTGCATTGACACCATTTTACTGGATAACCAGATTGGTTGTTAATTTTAGTTTGTCTACAGCATTTGTAGCGATTATGATTCATATTATCTACTTTTTAGCTATAATGAGAGTCTTATTTCCATTAAAGAAGATGTTTATAAAGTAGATCCTTAAAAAAAGATGAAATTTGATTGATATGAAGTAAGTAAACAGCACAGAAGAAAGAGTAGTGGAAAATATAATATTTGAATTTTAAGAGCGGACTTAGGTGTTTTCTTCTCGTAGT
Encoded proteins:
- a CDS encoding DUF4277 domain-containing protein, encoding METYTCGNEGMIVGLCENLEIPNILNKELIYQRGRVPEIPYGILGMMIVNMIDCHHPLSGMKDYYEEKDMEGIFHYPIDINQLNDDRLGRFLDAFFKAGPQQVYSQVAMAP
- a CDS encoding IS1634 family transposase, which codes for MKHYGIKVKTLNFDTTSKVMWGLYETTEGTEGSISIDFGHSKNKRSDKKQIKFGIGCAKGLPVDAQVLSGNKDDKTYNNDVLERVDDILDLYEVDRSEFYYIADSALFSKDNFKAAKEHEIHLITRMADNVTLCKVLMTQALESFDTLEEITHTTAKGQQRHYLFMEKEDDYHGYPLKLVCYHSDSLQEQKRKTMEKAADKEQQLLKKLSSKLTKGTFACLKDAQREQDKLLEQDLKKIVYHQIDFTITTQEKRKPGRPSRKPDQKPVSIEYKLNFTFTPVQKP
- a CDS encoding MarR family winged helix-turn-helix transcriptional regulator, with the protein product MSSDNLYDLFFENIKKLFYPEEWLEFDINFSKSELLTMLLVDRHGEIIMSQIAEYINLPMSTTSGMVERLVKGGYVKRERSELDRRIVVIRLTDEGNALVSKLKDKIIYYIDKINESLTEEETQLLSKIFNKVIHLFKENHREKSTLDSEKEEKKIKKILIE
- a CDS encoding ArsA family ATPase translates to MRIILYTGKGGVGKTSIAAATALKCAKRGYKTLVVSTDASHSLGDSLDVQLSPEAVEIEKNLWAQEIDTMHETEQGWKKVQEYLTSLMTSKTVKDITTEELTIFPGIEDLLSLLKILSYYKEKKYDVIVIDCAPTGETLAMLSFPDMFRWWMDKLFPMKRKAIKMTKPILEPILGMPMPSDGVMGEILNIYNQLDEMRQVLSNREVTSIRIVVNPEKMVVKEAQRSFTYMNLYDFNVDAIVVNRMIPNRVTDDYFKAWKEIHKKYKTVIIESFSPVPIYYVPLLENEIVGTKMLSRMGELLFEDDDPSKIFYNTKTQEIIKEERGYHLSIYMPFVQKGEVSLSQKGDELIVKVGTYKRNMILPRTLLNYSIRGAKFENHTLKIKFGGEDID
- a CDS encoding ABC transporter ATP-binding protein, producing the protein MRILIKVSDLGFAYQKSRAKAIKGIDFHIKKGEIFGFLGPSGAGKTTTQRIIIGLLQGYSGSVEVMGKERREWGQEFFERIGVAFDFPNLYLKLTAAENLQLVAAYYQNKPRNIEVLLDRVGLLPDRDKKVEAFSKGMKMRLNFIRAILHDPELLFFDEPTSGLDPLNAKIIKDIILELKAQGRTIFLTTHNMTVAEQLCDRVAFIVEGEIPVIDSPKELMVQHGAHTVKIEYHKGNTTKAETFPMEGLKENQQVFDILKRRDIKTIHSQEATLEDIFIKLTGRKLI
- a CDS encoding ABC transporter permease; translation: MRILNALKADMRFQFKQGFYFVYVILTLMYMILISQFPHGFTSYAVPIVIFTDPSFIGFFFIGGIVMLEKVQGILQYLVVTPLRPREYLISKVISLTLLAEVAGFAIAYVTYKAPFNWILLFIGIFLTAAFFTLYGFVVAASCNTINEYFIKMIPYMLGLMIPTLYYFTYPNVWILRLLPSVAGFNLVNGAFNGIRFLEMAAYIGYLVLINIVTLIRVEKYFIKKVLRGE